One segment of Acidobacteriota bacterium DNA contains the following:
- a CDS encoding ABC transporter ATP-binding protein: protein MDGNTEWLIRMNGITKIFLTEEVETHALSGVHLGVRQGEYVSVGGPSGCGKSTLLSIMGLLDAPTAGEYYLHGHPVADLTFAQRTHLRNREIGFIFQNFNLIGDLRVFENVELPLTYRNLKRAERRRRVEESLERVGMSHRMNHYPTQLSGGQQQRVAVARALVGRPAILLADEPTGNLDSRNGGAVMELLGELHQEGSTICIVTHDPRYAEHTERTVHLFDGQIVDEDEAA, encoded by the coding sequence ATGGATGGAAACACGGAATGGCTGATACGGATGAACGGGATCACTAAGATCTTCCTGACGGAGGAGGTAGAGACCCATGCCCTGTCCGGGGTTCACCTGGGAGTGAGGCAGGGGGAGTACGTCTCCGTTGGCGGCCCTTCGGGCTGCGGCAAGTCGACTCTGCTCTCCATCATGGGACTGTTGGACGCTCCCACAGCCGGGGAATACTACCTCCACGGCCACCCGGTTGCGGACCTCACCTTCGCCCAGAGGACCCACCTGCGAAACCGGGAGATCGGATTCATCTTCCAGAACTTCAACCTCATCGGCGATCTCCGGGTCTTCGAGAACGTGGAGTTGCCGCTGACCTACCGCAATCTGAAACGGGCCGAGAGGCGGAGGCGCGTGGAGGAGTCCCTGGAGCGGGTTGGCATGTCCCACCGGATGAACCACTACCCCACTCAGCTCTCGGGCGGTCAACAACAGCGCGTGGCGGTGGCGCGGGCGTTGGTGGGACGACCGGCGATTCTCTTGGCGGACGAACCCACCGGGAACCTGGATTCCAGGAACGGCGGAGCCGTCATGGAACTTCTGGGAGAGCTGCACCAGGAAGGATCGACCATCTGCATCGTCACGCACGATCCCCGCTATGCCGAACACACCGAGCGGACGGTGCACCTTTTCGACGGGCAGATCGTCGACGAGGACGAGGCGGCGTAG
- a CDS encoding TolC family protein, producing MPAIDRPESWADRMRRERQVRELSVKDAIRLALTNNLEIAIEDYNEDLNRQNIFRSKGFYDPRLRVEMGWTATENPARSILDAGQGIPVNTTGLIYFDTSLVQNLPNGSSLTLNFNNNRFSTNSAFSFMNPSFGSNFAVSLRQPLWRGFRKTQTRRELMLYNLETEISESQFQQKVSEIVQQVQNQYWELVFAIQSYEAIRKSMELAIIQHENNRKRVQIGVMASIEITASRAEVATREQEMIQSEVRIITAQNGLKRHLAPDPTAAIWNLTLIPTQLPQVQDLAITLDEAIARAMERRPELEQNRLLREQVEVDREYYKQDGRPTVDLVVGLTNTGRAGEIFASEFVDTDGDGVPDTRLQNVPQPSNPFFGGFGNSWGQVFGFDYVNYTLGVSMEIPLRNRANEAERASLLIRDRQLASQRKNQQQMIIVEVRNAYESIATQRKRLEAARVARHLSEAQLEGENKRFQAGLSTNFEVLRYQRDLSQSQVQELRARLDYQQAVTDLEMAMYTIVDSNDIVLARRD from the coding sequence ATGCCAGCGATCGATCGGCCCGAGTCGTGGGCGGACCGGATGCGCCGGGAGAGGCAGGTGCGGGAGTTGAGCGTCAAGGACGCCATCCGTCTGGCGCTGACCAACAACCTGGAGATCGCCATCGAGGACTACAACGAGGATCTGAACCGCCAGAATATCTTCAGAAGCAAGGGTTTCTACGATCCCCGGCTGCGGGTCGAGATGGGCTGGACGGCCACCGAAAACCCGGCCCGGTCCATCCTGGACGCCGGTCAGGGAATCCCGGTGAACACCACGGGCCTCATCTACTTCGACACGTCGCTGGTGCAGAATCTGCCCAACGGAAGCAGCCTCACCTTGAACTTCAACAACAACCGTTTCAGCACTAACAGCGCCTTCTCCTTCATGAACCCCTCCTTCGGTTCCAACTTCGCCGTCTCGTTGCGCCAGCCGCTTTGGAGGGGATTCCGCAAGACCCAGACCAGGCGCGAGCTCATGCTTTACAACCTGGAGACGGAGATCAGCGAAAGCCAGTTCCAACAGAAGGTGTCGGAGATCGTGCAGCAGGTGCAGAACCAGTACTGGGAGCTGGTGTTCGCCATCCAGAGCTACGAGGCCATTCGCAAGTCCATGGAGTTGGCCATCATCCAGCATGAGAACAACCGGAAACGGGTCCAGATCGGCGTCATGGCGTCCATCGAGATCACCGCCTCCCGGGCCGAGGTGGCCACGCGCGAGCAGGAGATGATCCAGTCGGAAGTCCGGATCATCACCGCCCAGAACGGACTCAAGCGCCATCTGGCGCCGGACCCGACGGCGGCCATCTGGAACCTGACCCTGATCCCGACTCAGCTTCCACAAGTCCAGGATCTGGCCATCACCCTGGATGAGGCCATCGCCAGGGCCATGGAGAGGCGTCCCGAGCTGGAACAGAACCGGCTGCTCCGGGAACAGGTGGAGGTGGACCGGGAGTATTACAAACAGGACGGCAGGCCTACCGTGGACCTGGTGGTAGGCCTGACCAATACGGGACGGGCCGGCGAGATCTTCGCAAGCGAGTTCGTGGATACGGACGGAGACGGCGTCCCCGACACCCGTTTGCAGAACGTTCCCCAGCCGTCGAATCCGTTTTTCGGGGGCTTCGGAAATTCGTGGGGTCAAGTCTTCGGGTTCGACTACGTCAACTACACTCTCGGCGTCAGCATGGAAATTCCCCTGAGAAACCGTGCCAACGAGGCGGAGAGGGCCAGCCTGCTGATCCGGGACCGCCAACTCGCCAGCCAGCGCAAGAACCAGCAGCAGATGATCATCGTGGAAGTCCGCAATGCCTACGAGAGCATCGCCACCCAGAGGAAGCGGCTGGAAGCGGCCCGTGTTGCTCGACATCTCTCCGAAGCCCAGTTGGAGGGCGAGAACAAACGTTTCCAGGCCGGATTGTCCACCAACTTCGAGGTGCTCCGGTATCAGCGGGACCTGAGCCAGTCGCAGGTGCAGGAACTGAGGGCGCGGCTGGACTATCAGCAGGCCGTGACCGACTTGGAAATGGCCATGTACACCATTGTCGACAGCAACGACATCGTGCTGGCCCGCCGTGATTAG
- a CDS encoding HlyD family efflux transporter periplasmic adaptor subunit: MDIQRPFAARRRKIRHTLYLLSVIVSIAAISAGLSRLEPAAPRVDRSTLWMGEVKRGELTRRVRGLGKLIPEIIRWIPAATEGRVERVLIQPGGRVTPQTVLLELSNPELEQQALDAESQLKRAEAEMAHLRIQLESEKMQRQADAASVESDYLEATLKAEADAALLREGLVSEMDTKISRSKAEALETQRLLEKRRTDIFSKSLEAQLEAKRAEVEQRRLLHSLRRSQLESLRVRPGISGVLQQVEVEVGQQVTPGTNLVRIAEPSRLKAEIEVAATQARDLEVGQKAEIDTRNGVVPGRVSRIDPAVKEGLVTVDVALAGELPRGARPDLSVDGTVELEHLADVVYMPRPGFSQEDGSASLFRMEADGIHAQRIRVGLGASSVSEIQILEGLNVGDQVVLSDMAQWKDHDRIRLE, encoded by the coding sequence ATGGACATCCAAAGACCCTTCGCCGCCCGCCGACGCAAAATCAGACACACTCTTTACCTGCTGTCGGTGATCGTCTCCATTGCCGCCATCAGCGCGGGCCTTTCCCGCCTGGAGCCGGCCGCTCCCCGTGTCGACCGATCCACCCTCTGGATGGGGGAGGTCAAGCGGGGCGAACTCACCCGCCGCGTTCGCGGCCTGGGCAAGCTGATCCCCGAGATCATCCGCTGGATTCCCGCCGCCACCGAGGGCCGCGTCGAGCGGGTCCTGATTCAACCGGGCGGACGGGTCACTCCCCAGACGGTTCTCCTGGAATTGAGCAATCCCGAGCTGGAGCAGCAGGCTCTGGATGCGGAGAGCCAGTTGAAACGAGCCGAAGCGGAGATGGCCCATCTCCGGATCCAGCTCGAAAGCGAGAAGATGCAACGCCAAGCCGACGCCGCCAGCGTCGAGTCAGATTATCTGGAGGCAACCCTCAAGGCGGAGGCGGACGCCGCTCTGCTTCGCGAGGGCCTGGTCTCGGAGATGGATACAAAGATCAGCCGAAGCAAAGCCGAGGCCCTTGAGACTCAACGTCTGCTTGAAAAGAGAAGGACGGACATCTTCTCCAAATCTCTGGAGGCCCAACTGGAGGCCAAGCGGGCCGAGGTCGAGCAGCGGCGTCTGCTCCACTCACTGCGGAGGAGCCAACTGGAGTCTTTGCGAGTGCGGCCCGGAATCTCCGGCGTGCTTCAACAGGTGGAGGTGGAAGTCGGCCAGCAGGTCACCCCGGGTACGAACCTGGTCCGGATCGCCGAACCCAGCCGGCTCAAGGCGGAGATCGAGGTCGCGGCGACCCAGGCACGGGATCTGGAGGTGGGTCAAAAGGCGGAGATCGACACCCGCAACGGCGTCGTCCCGGGACGAGTTTCGCGGATCGACCCTGCAGTGAAGGAAGGGCTGGTAACTGTGGACGTGGCGCTCGCGGGAGAGCTGCCCCGGGGGGCGCGTCCGGACCTCAGCGTGGATGGAACCGTGGAGCTGGAGCATCTAGCCGATGTCGTCTACATGCCGCGGCCCGGCTTCAGCCAGGAGGACGGCTCGGCCAGCCTGTTTCGGATGGAAGCGGACGGGATTCATGCCCAGCGGATCCGCGTCGGTCTGGGGGCCAGCTCTGTCAGCGAGATTCAAATTCTGGAGGGCCTGAACGTTGGGGATCAGGTGGTGCTCTCCGACATGGCCCAGTGGAAGGACCATGACCGGATCCGGTTGGAGTAA